ATTCAAAAGAGCAAGTAAAACGATCGTATAATCCTATAAGGCGACCTGCTTCTTCTGGAAGGAGAAAAACTGAATATCCTATTTCCGGAGCTTGGCAAGATATATAGGACGACAAAATCTACCTATCAGGTCAGTCTAAATTTAAATTCGTAGAAAAATTCTTTGATGAAGTTATTTTATAAAGTAGTCTTAATTGTGTCATCtattttattgcatactttctggCGCCAGCATTTGCTGCCCGCTTTAATGACCTTTGCCAGTGTGCCCAAAATCGttcatttatttcaaatatttatttaaggcatttaaattatatctATTTCCTTATCGTGGAAAGGGggttttggtttgttttatTATGGCACTGCGCCTAATGCTGCTTAATGTATTTAAAGAAgtaaaaacacaataaatatttttatatatattttttaggtCTTTTAAAAGaatgaaatgtttaaaatCGATTGCATATTTACAggcaacaatatttattgtcAGCCTTCATGACCTTCACCAGTGTGCAgtgaaaattgtttgttaatatacatatttttttaatattatttacaaattacttggtatataagtatacatcatttaaaatatatctacTATCATTTATAAGGGCTTTCGGTTTTTTTGGACAACTATTTCCTGCTGCCCTGCGCTAAAATCGGCTTCATCATAAATTCAAAGAGACTAAACAAAGATtcgtttattatttaatattttttacgATTACGCTTACGCAACTCAGATGCTCGGCCATTATGCAGATTAGATTAAAAGCACATCTTAAATGCACTTGCCGTGCATTGCAACAGTGCAGTTGTGCTCGAAGATGTTGCGcgtgctggtgctgctgctgctggccatcgGAGTCCAGGATTGCCGGGGCGATTGTAATATCTGCTCCGCATCCTCCAATGCGGCCTGCGTTTCGGAAACACAGTTTATGTTCTGCGAGGACAACCTACCTATACAACCAATCAATAGCTGTCCATCGGGCTCGTATTGCACGGCGCAGGAGGCGATTTGCCAGACCGACAGCACCATGAGGTCATGCAACAGCTGTTTTACGTGCAACGAAGATATGACCCATGCCTGCCTGGGCGTTCGCACATTTGCTCTGTGCCTGGGTACATTCACTCCATCGTCGATCACCGGCAGCTGTGCTCCCAACTATGTCTGCAACCTGGAAAATCCCAACATTTGCGGCAGTGCATCATCCGGTTCACAGGCCACCTGCCCCCTGGTAGATGACGAGATGTCCACGACATTGTCTCCGGGCTCTATCCTGGATCCCACCACCTACTGCAGATATATCCAGAAGGCTGGACGCTTTCCCTATGGCAACACGCTGGAAACAACCTGCAAGGAGTATGTATTCTAATCCGTTCGGTGGCCAATTCGATTTTAACCCAGCCCGCATTTAGGTACATTTACTGCTACTTGAGCGCTAGTTCCTGGTACGGTGCCCTCTACTACTGCCCGGGCTCAACCTATTTCCAACCCACTTCTCAGATGTGCAACACCAGCATTCCAATCACCTGCACCTCAGGCGTAAGGAACTTGCAGCTAAGAAATCTGCGACTATCCTGAGCAAGGATACTAAATGTAAATCAAAAGTAGCTTGGATTGAAACAGTCTTTTATTTgtccaaaaaatatgtattgaaataataaataaatgtttatttatgtagttTAAATATGGACAGCAACAATTGGttgtacatattttaaacATAATGCTTACTAATTTTTGGCTTAAATCTCATATTATTagataatattttatttatatacattatatcATCAGGCAACGCCAGAAAGCTCCAGCTATATATCAAAGAAGTTATACATATTTCATTTAGttctttttatataacttcttgttaatatatatttattgggATATGCGTGATAAACcaacaaattttgtttcatttcaGATTTCCACGTATTTTCCGCAGTCGCAGGTGGAACTGCCCAAAACCTCGTCTTAGCGTGCGCTTTCAACAGGTAAGTTAACTTctgcttatatttatttacatatattcatattattattagacTAATCAGTTTTAAGCACAATTTTCCTTAAGCGTTAGCACACTTTATTAATAGATATTATTCATAATTCTTAGCCTTGGCTAATGTGTTTCTATGAGTATAATACCTAAAAGATATTTAAACGCCTTAATATTTCGTATTTTTTGGCTGCGTACTATAAATCACTGCGAAAAAATCGTTTAGTGGTGAAAAAGCCAACGCCTACAACGGGATTATCACATTatgataaatatgtatgtatatacatatttatttatatactatatttaaatgtttttagccCGTGTCACCTATAAATACGCGCATTAGGCGGCATTGTCAGCCGGTCTGGGCCTGAAATAAAATTCGAATATTTTGGCTAAAATGTTTGTTGTGGATTTGCTTAAAGGCCACGCAGACCACAATCacatgccacttgccacttgctgcATACCACATGCCACAAACTCCAATTGCAGAGCGTGCACGTAGCTGGCGCAAAACTATGTAGATGCGTGTTTGGCTGCGGATTGGGTTCACATTCGAGGCGTGTGAAATCGAGaccattgaaattgaaaacgcTCAATGAAAACTTTTGCGGCTCAGCCTTGGATTGAATTGCATTTCCCTTGCCAGCCAGGCCAGGCGCTGGCCCCGCCAAACTTCTGTGGCCCCTGCGGCCACGTAACTGACCCACATCAATagcagagcgagagagagagagaggcatagagcgagaatgagagagagagaggcagctGCAGCCGACTCTCTGCCAACAAAATGCCATGCAAACGATTTTTATGGCATGTGGCAAAAAAGTTTTGGCTCaacaaaagaagaagagagcACATTTCATAATTGTGCACGTTTGGGGCAGGGCCAAAAGTTCGGGCCAGGCCAGCAGAATTTTCAAGGTGCAA
The sequence above is a segment of the Drosophila virilis strain 15010-1051.87 chromosome 3, Dvir_AGI_RSII-ME, whole genome shotgun sequence genome. Coding sequences within it:
- the LOC6623242 gene encoding uncharacterized protein, translating into MLRVLVLLLLAIGVQDCRGDCNICSASSNAACVSETQFMFCEDNLPIQPINSCPSGSYCTAQEAICQTDSTMRSCNSCFTCNEDMTHACLGVRTFALCLGTFTPSSITGSCAPNYVCNLENPNICGSASSGSQATCPLVDDEMSTTLSPGSILDPTTYCRYIQKAGRFPYGNTLETTCKEYIYCYLSASSWYGALYYCPGSTYFQPTSQMCNTSIPITCTSGVRNLQLRNLRLS